In the Acidimicrobiales bacterium genome, GAGCGCTCAACCACCTGACAGGTGGTTGAGCGCTCACAGCAGGAAGGGGCGGGCGGGTCAGTCGGCGGGGGGAAGGAGGCTGCGCAGCAGGTCGACCAACGTCACGGCGAGGTTCGGCGACTTCGGCACCGGCAGAACGAGCTGGTGCGTCGCCTCCTTGTAGACCGCGCCTTTGGCCAGCCGCTTCAACCGGATCTGCTGGCTGGTCTTCAGCTCGAGTGGCGACAGGCGAGCCGTGAACGCCGGGCCGCCGAACGCCGGGCCTTTGGTCACGTTCAGCTCCCGCACCCCGAGGCGCGCGGCTTCGGCGCGCAGCCGCGCCACCTCCAACAACCGTTGCGCCGGCTCCGGGACAGGCCCGAAACGGTCGAGCCACTCGGTCTCGATGTCGTCGACCTGCTCGGTGGTCGTGACGTCGGCCAGGCGTCGGTACGCCTCGAGCCGCAAGTCCTCACGGCTGACGTAGTCGGGCGGCAGGTTCGCGTCGATCGGCAGGTCGAGCTTGATCTCGGCCGGCTCGCGGACCTCCTCGCCCTTCAGCTCGGCCACCGCCTCGCTGACCATCTGGCAGTAGAGGTCGTAACCGACCGCCGACATGTGGCCGGACTGGCCGGTGCCGAGCAGGTTGCCGGCGCCGCGGATCTCGAGATCGCGCATGGCGATGCGGAAACCCGAACCGAGCTCGGTGGTCTCGCCGATCGTCTTGAGCCGCTCGTAAGCCTCCTCGGTGAGGGTGCGATCGGCGGGGTGAAACAGGTAGGCGTACGCCCGCTGGCCGGCCCGCCCGACGCGACCACGGAGCTGGTGGAGCTGACCGAGGCCGAGGCGGTCAGAGCGATCGACCACCAAGGTGTTCACCGTGGGCATGTCGATGCCGGACTCGATGATCGTCGTGCACACCAGCACGTCGAACTCGCCTTCCCAGAAGTCGAGCACCACTTGCTCCAGCGAGCCCTCGTCCATCTGGCCGTGCGCGACCGCGATGCGGGCCTCGGGCACCAGGTCGCGCAAGTCGCGGGCCACGTCCTCGATGTCGTGCACCCGGTTGTGGACGAAGAACACCTGCCCCTCGCGCAGCAGCTCACGGCGGATCGCTTCCGCCACGGCACGGTCGTCGTACTCGCCCACGTACGTGAGGATCGGCTGGCGGTCGGCGGGCGGCGTGTTCAGCAACGACAAGTCGCGAATCCCGGTGAGGCTCATCTCGAGCGTGCGAGGGATCGGGGTCGCCGTGAGCGTGAGCACGTCGACCTCGGCGTGGAGCTGCTTCATGCGCTCCTTGTGGTGGACGCCGAAGCGCTGCTCCTCGTCGACGATCACCAGCCCGAGACGCTGGTACGTGACGTCGTCGCTGAGCAGCCGGTGGGTGCCGATCACGCAGTCGACTTCGCCGGTGGCGAGCCCGTCGACCACGGCCCTGGCCTGCGCGTTGGTGAGGAAGCGGCTCAGCACCTCGACCCGCACCGGGTAGCCGGCGAAGCGCTCCGCGAACGTGGCGGTGTGCTGGCTCGCCAACAAGGTGGTCGGCACCAGGACGGCCACCTGCTTGCCGTCCTGCATCGCCTTGAACGCCGCCCGCACGGCGACTTCGGTCTTGCCGAACCCGACGTCGCCGCAGACCAGCCGGTCCATCGGGACGGTGGCCTCCATGTCGGCCTTGACGTCGTCGACGGCCTTGGCCTGGTCGGGCGTGAGGCGGTACGGAAAGGCGTCCTCCATCTCGGCCTGCCAGGGGGTGTCGGCGCCGAACCCGTAGCCCGGGCTGTGGAGGCGCTTTTGGTACAGCACCACAAGCTCCTGCGCGATCTGGCGGACTTCGGCTCGGACCCGGGCCTTGGCCTTCTCGAAGTCGGCGCCGCCCATCCGGCTCAGCGACGGGCTGTCGCCACCGGAGTACGGCCGCACGGCGTCGATCTGGTCGGACGGGACGTACAGCTTGTCGTCGCCCCGGTACTCGAGCAGCAGGTAGTCGCGCTCGACGCCGCCGATCGCCTGCTTGGTCATGCCGGCGTAGCGGGCCACGCCGTGCTGGTGGTGCACCACGAAGTCGCCGGGCTTGAGGTCGTCGAAGAACCGCTGCGCGTCGCGGCGGGCGCGTGGCCGAGCCCGCCGGTGGGGGCGGCGCCGGCCGGTGAGGTCGGCTTCGGTCAGCACCGCCACTTTGATGCCGGGCAGCGCGCAGCCCCGTTCCAGCGGGGCGACGGCGACCGGCACGTCGAAGCCGTGGTCTCGCAGCAACGCCTCGACCCGCGGCCGCGACCCCTCGGTGTCGGCGGCCGCGATCACTTGGTAGCCGTCGGCGAGGAGGTCGCGCAGCTGCTTGGTGATGGCAGAACCGTCGCCCACCACCGGGTTCCATCCAATGGCCTGCACGGTGGCAACGTCGGGTGAGTCGGGCGCCACCGTCATCGACCACGAGGGGGCCTCGGTGCCGGCGAGCAGCCGGTCGAAGTCGACGTGCAGCCGCGGGAACCCGTGGTCGCCACCGGCGCCGGTTGCGGCCGCGCTCGCCGCACCCCAGGTGACCGCGAGCGTGCGGGCGAGGTCGTCTTCCTCGGCAAGGATGTCGGCGGCCCGGTCACGCATCCGGCGCGGCTCGACCAGCACCACTTGCGCGTCGGCGCCGAGGCGGTCGACGACGATCGACTCCCCTTCGACCAGCCACGGCGTCCACGACTCCATGCCGTCGAACTGCAGCCCTTCGGCGAGGCGCTCCCAGTGCTCCCGGCCCCAAGGCTCGGCCGCCACCAGCTCAGCGGCCCGCTCGCGCACGTCGGACGACGCCACCAACTCACGGCAGCCGAAGATCGCGACCCCGGCGAGGTCGCTGGTGGACCGCTGATCGGCGACGGCAAAGGTGGTGAGGCGGTCGACCTCGTCACCCCACAAGTCGACGCGGACCGGGCCGTCGGCCGTGGAGGGGAACACGTCGACGATCGAGCCGCGGACGGAGACCTCGCCGCGGTGCTCCACCTGGTACTCGCGGCGGTAGCCCGCCACGACCAGCTGCTCGACCAGCTCGTCGCGGTCGATCTGCCGCCCGGGGCGGAGCACCACCGGCTCGAGCGAATCGACACCAGGGCCGAGCCGTTGCAGCAGCGCGCGCACGGACGCCACCACGACCTGCAGCGCCGCAGCTCGACCCGCGCCCGGCTCCCCACCTGCGCCGGGGGGCGCGTCCGAGCCGCCCGCGTCGCGCAGCCGCCACAGCACGCGCAAGCGCTGGCCCATCGTCTCGACGCCGGGGCTCACCCGCTCGAACGGCAGGGTCTCCCAGGCGGGGAAGTGCTCGACCGCGCCGTCGCCGAGCCACGTGGTCAAGTCGCTCGCGAGGCGCTCCGCGTCGGCCGTGGTCGGGGTGGCCACCACCAGCGGCGATCGCTTCGACAGGCGCGCGAGGCCGGCGAGCACGAAGGGGCGCGCGGCTTCGGGCACGGCCAGCAGCGCGTGCGAACGGCCGAGCACCTGGCCGAACGCCGGGTCGTCGCGCAGCCGCGCCGGCAGGTCGGCGAGCGCCGGCAGGGCTCGTGTCGACGGTTTGGCAAGGGACATGGACGCGCGCCTTCACCGGCCACACGAGCTGGCCGGGGGGTGGACGGATCGGACTGGAGACTGCGCCGCCACGCTACCGAGCGGGCGAGGCGGTCAGACGGGGTCGGCCCGCGTGTTGTAGCGGTTCATCGCGGGCTCGAAGCCTTCGGCGACGATCATCTCGACTGCGTCGGCGGCTTCCTCGATGACGATGCCGAGCTCGGTGCGGGCGGCCTTCGACAGCTTCGACAGCACGTGGTCGGCGCCTTGCTCGCGCCCCGGCGGCTTGCCTACACCGATCCGGACACGGCCGAACTCGTCGCTGTGAAGGTGTGCTTTGATCGACCGCAACCCGTTGTGGCCGGCCAGGCCGCCGCCGAACTTCAGCTTCAGGCGCCCGAGGGGCAGGTCGAGCTCGTCGTGCACGATCACCAACTGCGCGAGGTCCTCGATGCCGAAGCGGCGAACCAGCAGCTGGACCGACCGGCCGGACTCGTTCATGTACGTCTGCGGGAACGCGAGCGCGACCCGGGAACTCCCGATGCGGACCTCGTCGACGAGCGCCTGCTCCTTGCCGGCCCGCAGCCGGCCGCCGTGACGGGCCGCGAGACGCGCCACCACGTCGGCACCGGCGTTGTGCCGTGTACCGGCGTAGCGCTCGCCGGGGTTGCCGAGCCCGACGACGAGCAAGTCGGCAGGAGTGCCCCGCCGGGGGGTCTTGCGCAAGTCCAGGGATCAGCCCTCGCCGTCGGCCGCCGGCTCCTCGCCGCCGCCGCCGGCAGCTTCTTCGCCGCCCGCAGCCTCCGCAGCTTCGCCTTCCTCGCCTGCTTGGCCCTCTTCGCCCTCGGCCGCGGGCTCCTCGACCACGGCGGGGAGGGTCGTGATGATCACGGGCTCCTCGGGGTCGACGTCGGTGGTGACGCCAGGCGGAAGCTTGATGTCGCCGACACGGATGCTGGCGCCGAGCTCGAGCTCGGTGACGTCGATCTGCAGCTCGTTGGGGATGTCAGCGGGCTTGGCGGTGATCGTCAGCGAGGTGGCCAGGGTCTCGATGAGACCGCCTTCGCGCAGAACGAGCGTGGGCTCGCCTTCGAGCACCAGCGGCACGTCGACGGAGATCGCCACGTCACGGCTGATGAGCAGGAAGTCGACGTGCAACACGTTGCCGGTGACCGGATGACGTTGCAGGTCCTTGACGATCGCGAGCTTGGTCTCGCCGTCGATCTGGAGGTCGAGCAGGGCGTTGAGGCCGGCCTCGCCGCTCAGTGCGGCGCGAAACGGCCGCCACTCGACTGCAACGGCGATCGGGTCGGCGCCTTGGCCGTACACGACGCCGGGAACTTTGCCCTCGGCACGGAGGCGCCGGGCGGGACCCGACCCGAGGCCGCGGCCGGTTTCGGTCTGGAGGATGATCTCAGCCATCGGTGCTCCTACGTCAGAGATCGCGCCGGAGCGCTGGGAAACAACGAACGTTCGATGCTACGTGGCCGCGGCCCGCCCCACCAAGCCGACCCCCCTGGGCGGTCCGGCCCAGCCGGCCCCTCTACCCAGGCGGGACGACGAGTGCGGTCAACTCACTCCGCAGCTGTCCACGAGCTGTTGCTCGACATCGGACACGGGCGCGTCGGCCGGGTGCGAGCCCGACAGGCGGCGGCCGAACACCTGCGACGCCGTGCCGGCGGTGGGGTTCACGTCCCACCGGACGCAGAACAGCTCGGTCTGGTGCGTCTCGTGCGCGACCAGCCCGGCGTACAGCCGGGTGACACCACCCGAACGCGAGACCGACGTGACGGGCACCAAGATGTCGTTCTCCAGCCCGTCGTACTCGTTGGTGAGGCGGTCGTCGC is a window encoding:
- the pth gene encoding aminoacyl-tRNA hydrolase, producing the protein MRKTPRRGTPADLLVVGLGNPGERYAGTRHNAGADVVARLAARHGGRLRAGKEQALVDEVRIGSSRVALAFPQTYMNESGRSVQLLVRRFGIEDLAQLVIVHDELDLPLGRLKLKFGGGLAGHNGLRSIKAHLHSDEFGRVRIGVGKPPGREQGADHVLSKLSKAARTELGIVIEEAADAVEMIVAEGFEPAMNRYNTRADPV
- a CDS encoding 50S ribosomal protein L25; its protein translation is MAEIILQTETGRGLGSGPARRLRAEGKVPGVVYGQGADPIAVAVEWRPFRAALSGEAGLNALLDLQIDGETKLAIVKDLQRHPVTGNVLHVDFLLISRDVAISVDVPLVLEGEPTLVLREGGLIETLATSLTITAKPADIPNELQIDVTELELGASIRVGDIKLPPGVTTDVDPEEPVIITTLPAVVEEPAAEGEEGQAGEEGEAAEAAGGEEAAGGGGEEPAADGEG
- the mfd gene encoding transcription-repair coupling factor, coding for MSLAKPSTRALPALADLPARLRDDPAFGQVLGRSHALLAVPEAARPFVLAGLARLSKRSPLVVATPTTADAERLASDLTTWLGDGAVEHFPAWETLPFERVSPGVETMGQRLRVLWRLRDAGGSDAPPGAGGEPGAGRAAALQVVVASVRALLQRLGPGVDSLEPVVLRPGRQIDRDELVEQLVVAGYRREYQVEHRGEVSVRGSIVDVFPSTADGPVRVDLWGDEVDRLTTFAVADQRSTSDLAGVAIFGCRELVASSDVRERAAELVAAEPWGREHWERLAEGLQFDGMESWTPWLVEGESIVVDRLGADAQVVLVEPRRMRDRAADILAEEDDLARTLAVTWGAASAAATGAGGDHGFPRLHVDFDRLLAGTEAPSWSMTVAPDSPDVATVQAIGWNPVVGDGSAITKQLRDLLADGYQVIAAADTEGSRPRVEALLRDHGFDVPVAVAPLERGCALPGIKVAVLTEADLTGRRRPHRRARPRARRDAQRFFDDLKPGDFVVHHQHGVARYAGMTKQAIGGVERDYLLLEYRGDDKLYVPSDQIDAVRPYSGGDSPSLSRMGGADFEKAKARVRAEVRQIAQELVVLYQKRLHSPGYGFGADTPWQAEMEDAFPYRLTPDQAKAVDDVKADMEATVPMDRLVCGDVGFGKTEVAVRAAFKAMQDGKQVAVLVPTTLLASQHTATFAERFAGYPVRVEVLSRFLTNAQARAVVDGLATGEVDCVIGTHRLLSDDVTYQRLGLVIVDEEQRFGVHHKERMKQLHAEVDVLTLTATPIPRTLEMSLTGIRDLSLLNTPPADRQPILTYVGEYDDRAVAEAIRRELLREGQVFFVHNRVHDIEDVARDLRDLVPEARIAVAHGQMDEGSLEQVVLDFWEGEFDVLVCTTIIESGIDMPTVNTLVVDRSDRLGLGQLHQLRGRVGRAGQRAYAYLFHPADRTLTEEAYERLKTIGETTELGSGFRIAMRDLEIRGAGNLLGTGQSGHMSAVGYDLYCQMVSEAVAELKGEEVREPAEIKLDLPIDANLPPDYVSREDLRLEAYRRLADVTTTEQVDDIETEWLDRFGPVPEPAQRLLEVARLRAEAARLGVRELNVTKGPAFGGPAFTARLSPLELKTSQQIRLKRLAKGAVYKEATHQLVLPVPKSPNLAVTLVDLLRSLLPPAD